One window from the genome of Gloeocapsa sp. PCC 73106 encodes:
- a CDS encoding cation:proton antiporter — protein MFDLISLFVAAAVGGILAALLRQPLILGYLIAGIIVGPFGLGFIKEYGQVDTVAELGVTFLLFALGVKLSLGKLQKVKNVSLGGGGLQILLTIIVTMVTAVTLGWVDSVPQGIFLGELIALSSTAVVLKALMERNEMGTMHGQVMVGILIVQDLALGLMLATLPALDKPADEIGVAIGIALLKLALFVLAAVVIGKWLIPPFLRLLAGTESKELFLLGVVALCLVIALITGELGLSTEMGAFVAGLMISEVEYSDQTLSYVEPLRDICTAAFFVSIGVLINPIFLWNNIPIILGLVALVIVVKSLIVIPLVRLFRYPIKTAIIAGLGLAQIGEFSFVLAGEGREFGLISQNIYLLILGTTAVTLAVTPFILELVPQFLAGAESIPWLESLLSQTDASVEVSEDAPFADHIIVCGYGRVGSNIVKLFRDRNYPVLVIDESEGRVQTLREENIPYIYGNASSIYVLEKAGIAQAKGMAIALPDPMSTRLCLKRSLQLNPELDLVVRANEEKDIELLYQLGAKEVVQPEFEASIELSSHLFTGLGIPLLSVQENMQQIRNSHYSTLRPEMSEDEVSREIKEATSKMKSKWYALPANSPLPGKTLEKAYIRRLTGVVLMAINRANGEKLDYPEPETVINEGDKFLVVGEAQELAAFERLARREVKQLPGEDDSCIWIFVPENSGIAGKTLAELNFSEQFGVSIQAIRRKGKYVRFPESYHQIQVGDSLLVFGKLESLTQVSQSITTGTVSVTE, from the coding sequence ATGTTCGATTTAATATCACTGTTTGTTGCTGCAGCAGTCGGCGGCATTTTAGCCGCTTTATTGAGACAGCCGCTAATCTTGGGCTATCTAATCGCCGGGATTATAGTTGGTCCCTTTGGCTTAGGCTTCATTAAAGAATATGGGCAGGTAGATACAGTAGCTGAGTTGGGGGTTACTTTTTTACTGTTTGCGTTGGGTGTGAAGTTGTCTTTAGGTAAATTGCAAAAAGTCAAAAATGTCAGCTTAGGTGGTGGTGGCTTACAAATTCTCCTGACGATTATTGTGACCATGGTGACTGCGGTGACTCTGGGTTGGGTAGACTCCGTACCCCAGGGTATATTCCTAGGAGAACTAATCGCTCTATCCTCTACGGCGGTAGTACTCAAAGCCCTGATGGAGCGCAATGAAATGGGAACCATGCACGGCCAGGTGATGGTAGGGATATTAATCGTACAGGATTTAGCCTTGGGATTAATGTTGGCTACATTACCCGCTCTCGACAAACCTGCTGATGAAATTGGTGTGGCTATAGGTATTGCGTTGCTTAAACTCGCTTTATTTGTCCTAGCTGCCGTAGTTATTGGTAAGTGGTTAATTCCTCCATTTCTGCGCCTATTGGCTGGAACTGAAAGTAAAGAACTGTTTCTATTGGGGGTTGTTGCACTGTGTTTGGTAATTGCCTTAATTACTGGGGAGTTAGGACTTTCTACGGAAATGGGAGCCTTTGTCGCAGGGTTAATGATTTCGGAGGTAGAGTATTCAGATCAAACTCTATCCTATGTAGAGCCTCTGCGAGATATATGTACAGCGGCCTTTTTTGTCTCGATTGGGGTGTTAATTAATCCGATTTTCCTCTGGAATAACATACCTATTATTCTGGGGTTGGTCGCTTTGGTAATCGTGGTCAAGTCTTTGATTGTTATCCCACTGGTCAGACTATTTCGCTATCCCATCAAAACTGCGATTATAGCTGGTTTGGGACTCGCTCAAATTGGTGAGTTTTCCTTTGTTCTCGCCGGTGAAGGACGAGAGTTCGGGTTGATTTCTCAAAATATCTATCTACTGATTTTAGGTACTACTGCTGTGACTTTAGCGGTAACACCATTTATCTTGGAATTGGTTCCTCAATTCTTAGCAGGAGCAGAATCTATACCCTGGTTGGAATCTCTTTTATCTCAAACCGATGCTTCCGTAGAAGTGTCAGAAGATGCTCCTTTTGCAGACCATATCATAGTTTGTGGTTATGGTAGAGTTGGCAGTAATATAGTTAAACTCTTCCGCGATCGCAATTACCCTGTACTGGTTATCGACGAGTCAGAGGGACGAGTGCAAACATTACGGGAAGAAAATATTCCCTATATTTACGGGAATGCTTCTAGTATCTATGTGCTCGAAAAAGCGGGAATCGCTCAAGCTAAAGGAATGGCGATCGCTCTTCCAGATCCCATGAGTACTCGCCTTTGTTTGAAGCGATCTTTACAGCTAAATCCTGAACTGGATCTCGTAGTACGCGCCAACGAAGAAAAAGACATCGAACTACTCTATCAATTAGGGGCTAAAGAAGTGGTACAGCCAGAGTTTGAAGCTAGTATCGAGCTTTCTAGCCATCTGTTCACAGGGTTGGGGATTCCTCTCCTCAGCGTACAAGAAAATATGCAGCAAATCCGCAATTCCCACTACTCTACCCTACGTCCGGAAATGTCTGAAGACGAGGTTTCTCGAGAGATAAAGGAAGCTACCAGCAAGATGAAAAGTAAATGGTATGCTTTACCCGCCAATTCGCCTCTACCAGGGAAGACTTTAGAAAAAGCCTACATTCGTCGTCTCACCGGGGTAGTATTAATGGCGATTAATCGTGCCAATGGTGAAAAACTTGATTACCCTGAACCGGAAACGGTGATTAACGAAGGGGATAAATTCTTGGTTGTGGGAGAAGCCCAAGAATTAGCCGCTTTCGAGCGATTAGCTAGAAGAGAAGTCAAACAACTTCCCGGAGAAGATGATTCTTGTATTTGGATCTTTGTACCAGAAAATAGTGGTATTGCTGGTAAAACGCTAGCAGAACTAAACTTTAGCGAAC